In the Flagellimonas sp. HMM57 genome, one interval contains:
- a CDS encoding serine hydrolase domain-containing protein: protein MKPISLYISILILLNCYGSGFGQSKETVQFSKELKELQTYFHIPGIAVLVEKDGETVYEDYLGYANIENKTKVDSTTLFPIASLTKIFSGVLVFKLVEEGRLSLNDPVNNYLNKRSFNDSIQIKHILSHTSQGKIGKNFYYSYRFGALTPVIEKASGQSFQEFMSSQIFNPLGLKNTSLLKDSLQIAQHKLEIATPYIFDGNIKPGFIDFGYSTSAGIVSNLKDLLIFSNALDNNLLISEASKKTMFSTPNKHLPYGHGIFSQEFDGRKILWGYGQYDCYSSLLLKIPEENLTLILLANNNLISDPARLIYGDIGTSLFALSFLKNYSYGLTQIPLLEETETLYKSDFIDSFFIRKKFMAQALSESFLSRFDTVHINSSARFLEKVFEKFPDYLQYSDLNLLHNLSFLKDVSFYKEMGDFTMFDDKIIAISNKLLTQDKNNPYANMYLATFYDRKGNISKARYHFEAIANAKNFSPFWYTAEANTWLKEHK, encoded by the coding sequence ATGAAGCCAATATCTTTATATATATCTATTCTTATTTTGCTGAATTGTTACGGCTCTGGCTTTGGGCAGTCCAAAGAAACCGTCCAATTTTCCAAGGAACTAAAAGAACTGCAAACGTACTTTCATATTCCCGGAATTGCTGTACTGGTAGAAAAAGATGGTGAAACCGTATATGAAGATTATCTTGGTTATGCCAATATTGAGAATAAAACCAAGGTAGATTCCACGACACTTTTCCCCATCGCCTCGTTGACCAAGATTTTTTCGGGAGTTCTGGTCTTTAAACTTGTTGAAGAGGGTAGATTATCTTTAAACGACCCTGTCAATAATTATCTCAACAAGAGATCATTCAACGACTCAATTCAGATAAAACATATCCTATCCCATACATCCCAAGGGAAAATAGGGAAGAACTTTTACTATAGTTATCGTTTTGGGGCACTCACCCCTGTTATCGAAAAAGCATCGGGCCAATCCTTCCAAGAATTTATGAGTTCCCAGATTTTCAACCCACTTGGTCTCAAAAACACTTCTCTTTTAAAGGATTCTCTTCAAATTGCACAGCACAAACTGGAAATTGCAACTCCTTATATTTTTGATGGCAATATTAAGCCGGGCTTTATTGATTTCGGTTATTCAACTTCAGCAGGAATTGTTTCCAATCTGAAGGATTTATTGATTTTCAGTAACGCTTTGGACAATAATCTTCTGATTTCTGAAGCTTCGAAGAAAACCATGTTCTCGACTCCTAATAAGCATCTACCCTATGGACACGGTATATTCAGTCAAGAGTTTGATGGAAGAAAAATACTTTGGGGCTACGGTCAGTATGATTGCTATTCCAGTTTACTTTTAAAAATTCCCGAGGAAAATCTGACCTTGATCTTACTTGCAAACAATAACTTAATAAGCGACCCTGCTCGATTGATATATGGGGACATAGGCACCTCATTATTTGCTTTGTCGTTTTTAAAGAACTATAGTTATGGACTAACACAAATACCATTATTGGAAGAGACCGAAACTCTTTATAAGAGTGATTTTATAGACTCTTTCTTTATACGGAAAAAATTTATGGCACAAGCGCTGTCCGAATCGTTCCTGTCTCGTTTTGATACTGTGCACATAAACAGTAGCGCACGCTTTTTGGAAAAAGTTTTTGAAAAATTTCCAGATTATCTACAGTATTCCGATTTGAATCTTCTCCATAACCTAAGCTTCCTTAAGGATGTATCATTCTATAAGGAAATGGGAGATTTTACCATGTTCGATGATAAAATAATTGCAATTTCGAACAAGCTATTGACACAAGATAAAAATAACCCGTATGCCAATATGTACTTAGCTACCTTTTATGATAGAAAAGGAAATATATCAAAAGCCAGATATCATTTTGAAGCCATTGCCAATGCAAAAAACTTTTCTCCATTTTGGTACACGGCCGAAGCCAATACATGGTTGAAAGAACACAAATGA